A single Drosophila ananassae strain 14024-0371.13 chromosome 3L, ASM1763931v2, whole genome shotgun sequence DNA region contains:
- the LOC123257183 gene encoding uncharacterized protein LOC123257183, with translation MFGCCLCSAPVCCIKCKMVFSYTAKTGIGTLLRHECDVVKGKLTNQPSIKEFVKHDFPRSVLCNLACKQLKLVVKDLQRLNATEGEGFQEYVQEVINVVSTYGKQNFKDLVVSR, from the exons ATGTTCGGGTGTTGTCTGTGTTCGGCTCCCG TTTGCTGCATAAAATGCAAGATGGTTTTCTCCTATACAGCCAAGACAGGCATTGGAACTTTATTGCGACACGAATGTGATGTAGTAAAGGGAAAACTTACCAATCAGCCATCTATCAAGGAATTTGTGAAACATGATTTTCCCAGGAGCGTGCTTTGCAATTTGGCATGCAAGCAACTGAAACTAGTTGTCAAAGACTTGCAGCGTCTGAATGCTACTGAAG GTGAAGGATTCCAAGAATACGTCCAAGAGGTCATCAATGTTGTTTCTACCTATggcaaacaaaattttaaggACTTGGTAGTGTCGAGGTGA